Proteins encoded by one window of Methanomassiliicoccales archaeon:
- a CDS encoding type II/IV secretion system ATPase subunit has translation MSLTPCNEDYEKWHLRRQIQSIALKELRKEVQRRKMYQGKESHEIEQRLLSMAEVVTRYTAGLGLFEILLSDRRLEDIYVDAPCETNPIHVTISGLSKNSSFLRCTTNIIVDEREIRAFVARMKFHSGRAFSQAFPILETDIPGFDSRATVIGSPLSPQGIALALRRHSPEPWTLMRLVNSGMIDCHTAALISFLIDGRSTILICGPRGAGKSTLLGAILFEFPPGQRILTIEDTLELPIRQMQSMGYKVQSLVINNSGQVNLESAAEEALRVSLRMGESAIVLGEVRGREAQVLYDGMRTGKAGSSVLGTIHGESAVSVYERVVHDMGIAPEAFLATDAVLTIGLIRPRGSQKPTRKLIEISEVVRGRPGDFRNIINFHENGCSDILKNGSQLIDKIAQSWNISFQEALENVCARARMREILLNNAIKRSMDFLSPGWTRRANSHLWEGIEKGKDLFEIVQEFEMLVKEGEVQS, from the coding sequence ATGTCTCTTACACCTTGCAATGAGGATTATGAGAAATGGCATCTCAGGCGTCAAATCCAATCTATTGCTTTGAAAGAGCTTCGGAAAGAAGTTCAGCGTAGAAAAATGTATCAAGGAAAGGAGTCACATGAAATCGAACAAAGGCTTCTTTCCATGGCTGAAGTAGTTACGCGTTATACGGCAGGACTGGGTCTATTCGAGATCCTTCTTTCCGATCGTAGATTAGAGGATATCTATGTCGATGCCCCCTGTGAAACTAATCCAATTCATGTTACTATTTCCGGTTTAAGTAAGAATAGTTCATTTTTACGGTGTACGACGAATATCATAGTGGATGAAAGGGAAATCCGAGCTTTCGTCGCCCGTATGAAATTTCACAGTGGACGCGCTTTTTCACAGGCATTTCCTATATTGGAAACTGACATACCAGGGTTTGACTCGAGGGCAACCGTAATCGGATCTCCTTTGAGTCCTCAGGGAATAGCATTAGCCCTTAGAAGACATTCCCCCGAGCCTTGGACATTGATGCGCTTGGTTAACTCAGGCATGATTGATTGTCATACAGCTGCACTAATATCTTTCCTGATAGATGGTAGGTCCACTATCTTAATTTGCGGGCCCAGAGGAGCAGGGAAATCAACATTATTAGGAGCCATCCTTTTTGAATTCCCGCCTGGCCAGAGAATCCTAACCATCGAAGATACCCTTGAGCTTCCAATTCGGCAAATGCAATCCATGGGATATAAGGTTCAATCCCTTGTGATAAATAATTCAGGCCAAGTAAATCTCGAATCGGCCGCAGAAGAAGCATTACGTGTTTCACTCCGTATGGGTGAATCAGCCATTGTTTTAGGAGAAGTACGTGGTCGAGAAGCTCAGGTCTTATACGATGGGATGCGAACTGGGAAGGCTGGATCAAGTGTGCTGGGAACCATTCATGGAGAATCGGCCGTTTCAGTGTATGAAAGAGTGGTTCACGACATGGGAATCGCGCCAGAGGCATTTCTAGCAACCGATGCGGTGTTGACCATTGGCCTTATCAGACCTCGCGGATCGCAAAAGCCAACGCGCAAATTAATTGAAATCTCGGAAGTGGTGCGCGGACGGCCAGGAGATTTTAGGAATATTATTAATTTTCATGAGAACGGATGCTCAGACATTTTAAAAAATGGGTCGCAATTAATAGATAAAATCGCGCAGTCATGGAATATAAGTTTTCAAGAAGCCCTGGAAAATGTTTGCGCTAGGGCAAGAATGAGGGAGATTCTTCTAAACAATGCAATTAAGAGAAGTATGGATTTCCTTTCACCTGGTTGGACTAGAAGGGCCAATTCTCACCTCTGGGAGGGTATTGAAAAAGGAAAAGATTTGTTTGAAATCGTTCAAGAATTCGAGATGCTGGTTAAGGAAGGGGAGGTCCAGTCATGA